A genomic segment from Luteolibacter ambystomatis encodes:
- a CDS encoding helicase-related protein has protein sequence MVAVENAWVRGQRWASDSEPELGLGIILSGADGRVEIVFPAAGEQRCYALDSAPLRRVRFLPGDRIKTHTGAEMTVERVREENGLRIHETEAGDVPEAELCDSISFSKPEERLFGGKLDDVAAFDLRGEALRRRADMRRSPVRGLAGARMDLIPHQLFIADEVANRPVPRVLLADEVGLGKTIEACLIIHRLLLTGRASRVLVLVPEPLVHQWFVELHRRFQLSFEIFDESRCEAIEEGDPEGNPFLDSQWVLASIDFLANDERRTGQAREAGWDVLVVDEAHHLEWSPEEPGAAYEMVRSLAAETEGLLLLTATPQQLGPEGHFARLQLLDPERYSDLARFEKESAHYEEIADIVERIDAGEDIGASLDLLVAGRKRLEQSLARFRSGVDGAREKLVSDLLDGFGMGRVMFRNTRAHLGGFPGREPNLVKLKGKEGFVAAVNWVCKLLKELGDEKVLIIANTVELASAVMEAIQEESGVKGALFHEELTLLQRDRNAAYFAEPDGARILVCSEIGSEGRNFQFARHLVLFDVPEDIDVLEQRIGRLDRIGQKGIIRIHVPYIAGMEEALVRWMDEGLDAFRHSVAGGAEIQWQVQDELNRALDGGKPAAVKKLLARTAEVRAEVSERLARGQDRLLERSSHRPAKSAALVEGIQGWDADKEFEDFVIRLFEHSGVDIEELDPRRYFLKPGNLKSDAFPALPDDGITITFDRRRALGHEHEAFMTWDHPMVRGALDLMLGTADGNACFALWETGGDKRMLLEAWVVVEAIAPAKLHVERFLPQTPVRIMVDHLGNVLTDDATVAAAKLRRSESKGLLKNESVKRKVLPAMLTKIRDMAVEQSRPIIQAAQESMFLELSAEISRLKDLASVNDHVRPEEIAALELRKAELAKAISAARPRIDAVRLIWKAPAAPKKEKTVE, from the coding sequence ATGGTAGCCGTAGAGAACGCATGGGTGCGCGGACAGCGCTGGGCCAGTGACAGCGAGCCCGAACTGGGTCTCGGAATCATCCTCAGCGGTGCCGATGGCCGCGTGGAGATCGTCTTTCCCGCCGCTGGCGAGCAACGTTGCTATGCGCTCGATTCGGCGCCGCTGCGCCGCGTGCGCTTCCTGCCCGGTGATCGCATCAAGACCCACACCGGTGCGGAGATGACCGTGGAGCGTGTGCGCGAGGAAAACGGCCTGCGCATTCATGAGACGGAAGCCGGGGATGTGCCGGAAGCGGAGCTTTGCGACTCGATCAGCTTCAGCAAGCCGGAGGAGCGTCTCTTCGGCGGCAAGCTCGATGATGTCGCCGCGTTCGATTTGCGCGGTGAAGCCTTGCGACGTCGTGCCGACATGCGCCGCTCGCCGGTGCGCGGGCTGGCCGGTGCGCGCATGGATCTCATTCCACACCAGCTTTTCATCGCGGATGAGGTGGCGAACCGACCCGTGCCGCGCGTGCTGCTCGCGGATGAAGTGGGTCTCGGCAAGACCATCGAGGCGTGTCTGATCATTCATCGCCTGTTGCTTACTGGTCGTGCTTCGCGCGTGCTGGTGCTGGTCCCGGAGCCTTTGGTTCACCAGTGGTTCGTGGAACTGCATCGTCGCTTCCAGCTTTCATTCGAGATCTTCGATGAGAGCCGCTGCGAAGCGATCGAGGAAGGCGACCCGGAAGGAAATCCATTCCTCGACAGCCAGTGGGTGCTCGCCTCCATCGATTTCCTCGCCAATGACGAACGCCGCACCGGACAAGCGCGCGAAGCCGGTTGGGACGTGCTCGTGGTCGATGAAGCCCATCACCTCGAATGGTCGCCGGAGGAACCCGGTGCCGCCTACGAAATGGTGCGCTCGCTCGCAGCGGAGACCGAAGGACTCCTGCTGCTCACCGCCACGCCACAGCAGCTCGGCCCGGAAGGCCACTTCGCCCGTCTCCAGCTTCTCGATCCGGAGCGATATTCGGATCTCGCGCGCTTTGAGAAAGAGTCGGCGCATTACGAGGAAATCGCGGACATTGTCGAACGCATCGATGCGGGAGAAGACATCGGTGCCTCACTCGATTTGCTGGTGGCAGGCCGCAAGCGTCTGGAACAATCGCTCGCCCGCTTCCGCAGCGGCGTGGATGGCGCGCGCGAAAAGCTCGTCTCCGATCTGCTTGATGGCTTCGGGATGGGGCGTGTGATGTTCCGCAATACCCGCGCCCATCTCGGTGGTTTTCCCGGTCGTGAACCGAATCTCGTCAAGCTGAAGGGCAAGGAAGGCTTTGTCGCCGCCGTCAACTGGGTGTGCAAGCTGCTCAAGGAACTGGGTGACGAAAAGGTGCTCATCATTGCGAATACGGTGGAGCTCGCCAGTGCGGTGATGGAGGCCATTCAGGAAGAGTCCGGCGTGAAGGGCGCGCTCTTCCATGAAGAGCTGACGCTTCTCCAGCGCGACCGCAATGCCGCCTACTTCGCGGAGCCGGACGGCGCGCGCATCCTGGTGTGCTCCGAAATTGGCAGCGAGGGCCGCAATTTCCAATTCGCCCGCCATCTGGTGCTTTTCGATGTGCCGGAGGACATCGATGTGCTGGAGCAGCGCATCGGGCGCCTCGACCGTATCGGCCAGAAGGGAATCATCCGCATCCATGTGCCGTACATCGCGGGCATGGAGGAGGCGCTCGTTCGTTGGATGGATGAAGGGCTCGATGCCTTCCGCCACAGCGTGGCCGGTGGGGCGGAGATCCAGTGGCAGGTGCAGGACGAACTCAATCGCGCGCTCGATGGCGGCAAGCCTGCCGCCGTGAAGAAACTGCTCGCGCGCACCGCCGAGGTCCGCGCGGAGGTCTCCGAACGTCTGGCCCGCGGGCAGGATCGCTTGCTGGAGCGCAGCTCGCACCGGCCGGCGAAATCCGCTGCGTTGGTGGAAGGTATCCAAGGTTGGGACGCGGACAAGGAGTTCGAGGACTTCGTCATCCGGCTTTTCGAACACAGCGGAGTGGATATCGAGGAGCTCGATCCGCGGCGTTATTTCCTCAAGCCCGGAAACCTGAAGTCCGATGCCTTCCCGGCGCTGCCGGATGACGGCATCACCATCACTTTCGACCGTCGTCGTGCGTTGGGGCATGAGCATGAGGCATTCATGACCTGGGATCATCCCATGGTTCGCGGTGCGCTCGATCTCATGCTCGGCACCGCCGATGGCAATGCCTGCTTCGCCCTTTGGGAAACGGGTGGCGACAAGCGGATGCTGCTGGAAGCGTGGGTGGTGGTCGAGGCCATCGCGCCCGCGAAGCTGCACGTCGAACGCTTCCTGCCGCAGACACCGGTCCGCATCATGGTCGATCACCTCGGCAATGTCCTCACCGATGATGCCACCGTGGCCGCGGCGAAGCTGCGCCGCAGCGAATCGAAAGGGCTGCTCAAGAACGAGTCGGTGAAACGCAAGGTGCTGCCTGCGATGCTCACGAAGATCCGTGACATGGCGGTCGAGCAAAGCCGCCCGATCATCCAAGCCGCGCAGGAAAGCATGTTCTTGGAACTCTCGGCTGAAATCTCCCGCCTCAAGGACCTCGCCAGCGTGAACGATCACGTCCGCCCGGAAGAAATTGCCGCGCTGGAATTACGCAAGGCGGAGTTGGCCAAAGCCATCTCCGCCGCGCGTCCCCGCATCGATGCCGTGCGCTTGATCTGGAAGGCCCCAGCCGCTCCCAAGAAGGAAAAGACGGTCGAGTAG
- a CDS encoding DUF2062 domain-containing protein, with translation MTFFRKAWRWLHEKWTHLFLLKDRPHAIALGVGLGMFWGFTPFLFFKTLLAMGTSRLFRGNVVAAAIAVQLHDVTIPISPWLLLWEYRVGYWLLHAPHEFPPGHPKVSELLRWSTIFTVGKPLVLGSLLLAVPIGVISYGLMLRYLERREAKRAAAPPADEFSGV, from the coding sequence ATGACCTTCTTCCGCAAAGCCTGGCGCTGGCTCCATGAGAAATGGACCCACCTTTTCCTGCTCAAGGATCGCCCGCACGCGATCGCGCTCGGCGTGGGGCTTGGCATGTTCTGGGGATTCACGCCCTTCCTGTTTTTCAAGACCCTGCTTGCGATGGGAACCTCACGGTTGTTCCGCGGCAATGTCGTGGCCGCGGCCATCGCCGTGCAGCTCCATGACGTGACCATTCCGATCTCGCCCTGGCTGCTGCTGTGGGAATACCGCGTCGGCTACTGGCTCCTGCACGCGCCTCATGAATTCCCGCCGGGCCATCCGAAGGTCAGCGAACTGTTGCGCTGGTCCACGATCTTCACCGTAGGAAAGCCCCTGGTGCTCGGCTCGCTGCTGTTGGCGGTGCCGATCGGAGTCATCAGCTACGGGTTGATGCTCCGCTACCTCGAACGCCGGGAAGCAAAGCGCGCCGCCGCACCGCCTGCGGACGAGTTTTCCGGAGTCTGA
- a CDS encoding TSUP family transporter has translation MPPWTYLLLFFAGLAGGFIDAIAGGGGLITVPALLAAGLPPGIALGTNKFQSSFGTSMAVSRFLKAGLLKMEGMRIAVVLAFAASMAGAFAVSVLDKDLLKRVIPWMLAAVAVYTAVNRRFGLQRGERKMAPMVFATVFGLALGFYDGFFGPGTGSFWTVALVTLLGSDLREATGYTKAANLASNAGALVVFLAGGSVHFAVGAVMIAGQLLGARAGASLAIRRGAGVIRPVFLTVVFAMTVKLLWDAWGR, from the coding sequence ATGCCACCGTGGACCTACCTGCTGCTGTTTTTCGCCGGGCTGGCGGGTGGATTCATCGATGCGATCGCCGGTGGCGGCGGACTGATCACGGTCCCGGCCCTGCTCGCGGCAGGACTGCCACCGGGAATCGCGCTGGGAACGAACAAGTTCCAATCGTCCTTCGGCACCTCGATGGCGGTGAGCCGATTTTTGAAAGCCGGTTTGCTGAAGATGGAGGGCATGCGGATCGCGGTGGTGCTGGCTTTCGCGGCGAGCATGGCCGGGGCCTTCGCCGTGAGCGTGTTGGACAAGGATCTGCTGAAGCGGGTGATCCCGTGGATGCTGGCAGCGGTGGCGGTCTATACCGCAGTGAACCGTCGGTTCGGTTTGCAGCGCGGAGAGCGGAAGATGGCACCGATGGTTTTCGCCACGGTCTTCGGCCTCGCTTTGGGATTCTATGACGGCTTCTTCGGACCGGGCACCGGCTCGTTCTGGACCGTGGCACTGGTGACCCTGCTGGGCAGTGATCTGCGCGAGGCAACCGGCTACACGAAAGCAGCGAACCTGGCGAGCAACGCTGGAGCGCTGGTGGTGTTTCTCGCCGGCGGTTCGGTACACTTCGCAGTGGGTGCGGTGATGATCGCGGGACAGCTTCTCGGCGCGAGGGCGGGTGCGAGCCTGGCGATCCGCCGTGGCGCGGGCGTGATCCGACCGGTCTTTCTCACGGTGGTGTTTGCGATGACCGTGAAGCTGCTGTGGGATGCGTGGGGCCGGTAG
- a CDS encoding DUF455 family protein, whose translation MQMREAAERVLFASTLEEKLLLVPKDIRDDQPGKAIAVPGSGPGRPAELRLGEKGVKVDFPGTHRLDDDRERGRLLHFLANHELLAAELMALVLLKFPDAPKEYRAGVYEAMREEQMHTLLYLRRMRECGIGFGELPLNDFFWKLVAPVESPLEFVTRLNLTFEQANLDFSKHYAALFRQAGDNATAAVLEKIYQDEIGHVGHGVKWFRHWKQHGTTDWEAFCQVQRLPLSAARAKGVAPFNAEGRRLAGLDEDFIRHLEVYGQSRGRTPVLAWFNPDAESHVMAAVSGTRYDPNKHAVALDEDLEILALAWCRKDDIAVMRRPPSAAHLASLKAAGLEIPEIVSRGDLSTLQDRKLGGMRPWAWSPDASALFEGLADNIAPSMPWAWRESLPPVCFSKELGVRLEEQLGISSGQRGRLATDLDIVRERAAVIHAGDRSALLKAAYSCAGRGHFRIDPGRLDEAAFAWIRQALEKHRAIAIEPWLRRVLDFSALYEMEADGRVRLVGMTVMENDSAGRFTGTRVAWKWGSMLDPECAAFFFGAGQGMDWYENRIPAELPALLPGHVGPVGIDAMIHRLADGSLALRPVVEVNVRMTMGRIALELQKRKAFRGNGRFRILRKKTFDGMIPGRTLLTDPSMAKEFIAVWDKQVP comes from the coding sequence ATGCAGATGCGTGAAGCGGCGGAGCGGGTGCTGTTTGCGTCCACCTTGGAGGAGAAGCTTCTGCTTGTCCCCAAGGACATCCGTGACGATCAGCCGGGCAAGGCCATCGCCGTACCCGGCTCCGGCCCCGGCCGACCGGCCGAGTTGCGGCTTGGAGAGAAGGGGGTGAAGGTCGATTTCCCCGGCACCCACCGGCTGGATGATGACCGCGAGCGCGGCAGGCTGCTGCACTTCCTCGCGAATCACGAGTTGCTCGCCGCGGAGTTGATGGCGCTGGTGCTGCTCAAGTTTCCCGATGCGCCGAAGGAATATCGCGCGGGCGTGTATGAGGCCATGCGCGAGGAGCAGATGCATACGCTCCTGTATTTGCGGCGGATGCGGGAATGCGGCATCGGCTTCGGTGAGCTTCCGCTGAACGATTTCTTTTGGAAGCTGGTGGCTCCGGTGGAGTCGCCGCTGGAATTCGTCACACGCCTCAATCTCACCTTCGAACAGGCCAATCTCGATTTCTCGAAGCACTACGCCGCATTGTTCCGTCAGGCCGGGGACAATGCGACCGCAGCGGTGCTGGAAAAGATCTACCAGGACGAGATCGGCCATGTGGGTCACGGCGTGAAATGGTTCCGTCACTGGAAACAGCATGGTACCACCGATTGGGAGGCCTTCTGCCAGGTGCAGCGGCTGCCACTCAGTGCCGCGCGTGCGAAGGGGGTCGCTCCATTCAATGCCGAAGGCCGTCGGCTCGCCGGACTCGATGAGGATTTCATCCGCCATCTGGAGGTCTATGGCCAATCGCGCGGCCGCACGCCGGTGCTGGCGTGGTTCAATCCTGATGCGGAATCCCACGTGATGGCCGCCGTGAGTGGCACTCGCTACGATCCGAACAAGCACGCCGTGGCGCTGGACGAGGATCTGGAGATCCTCGCGCTCGCGTGGTGCCGGAAGGATGACATCGCCGTCATGCGTCGTCCGCCATCCGCAGCGCACCTCGCTTCGTTGAAAGCAGCAGGCTTGGAGATCCCGGAGATTGTTTCGCGCGGAGACTTGTCCACGCTTCAGGATCGGAAGCTGGGTGGCATGCGCCCGTGGGCGTGGTCGCCGGATGCTTCGGCCTTGTTTGAGGGGCTGGCGGACAACATCGCGCCAAGCATGCCGTGGGCGTGGCGGGAAAGTTTGCCGCCGGTTTGCTTCTCGAAGGAGCTCGGGGTGCGTTTGGAAGAACAGCTTGGCATTTCCTCCGGGCAACGCGGCAGGCTCGCCACCGATTTGGATATCGTTCGCGAGAGAGCCGCCGTCATCCATGCCGGAGATCGTTCCGCCTTGTTGAAAGCCGCCTATTCCTGTGCGGGTCGTGGACATTTCCGCATCGATCCTGGCAGGCTGGATGAAGCGGCCTTCGCATGGATTCGCCAGGCGCTGGAAAAACACCGTGCCATCGCCATCGAGCCGTGGCTCCGGCGCGTCCTTGATTTCTCCGCGCTCTACGAAATGGAGGCGGATGGCCGCGTGCGCCTCGTCGGCATGACCGTGATGGAGAATGACAGCGCGGGGCGCTTCACCGGTACCCGCGTCGCCTGGAAATGGGGATCGATGCTGGACCCGGAATGTGCGGCTTTTTTCTTCGGCGCAGGGCAGGGGATGGATTGGTATGAGAATCGCATTCCGGCCGAGCTGCCCGCGCTTTTGCCCGGCCATGTCGGACCGGTTGGCATCGACGCGATGATCCATCGGCTTGCAGATGGATCGCTGGCCTTGCGGCCGGTGGTGGAGGTGAACGTCCGCATGACCATGGGCCGGATCGCCCTTGAGCTTCAGAAACGCAAGGCCTTCCGTGGCAACGGACGCTTCCGCATCCTGCGGAAAAAGACATTCGATGGGATGATCCCGGGCCGGACCTTGCTCACCGATCCCTCCATGGCAAAGGAGTTCATCGCCGTCTGGGACAAGCAGGTACCATAA
- a CDS encoding SAM-dependent methyltransferase translates to MSAPLPAFPPVSGWLIRVSEVFGELVEEVIQRTGATASTPLGSEYHLLKGTDFQAIRASDAAQFIRWNLPVHHSWPCNPQKTEGFIEKAAQAMFRKFGHLPLQAILVGQLDPSSPNKYYKTLASNLRGRTLQLFPNVGKIEVEEQDPAALTLFCLVGPEGLFCGVQSLRDSNGFHPGGTRYISQNAPGTISRAGAKIAEALHYLRLHRPLPMTGSHWLELGASPGGMTSELLKRGYRVTAVDRAPLDARLDKTSGLTFLRADVATFQPPQGENYDAFLSDLNGSALESIGYIIRLSSHLRKGGLVVFTLKTSDASSVEAASELHQAVTTRAKAVGLSLFATTHLTYNRQEFTLFLEKTKV, encoded by the coding sequence ATGTCCGCTCCGTTGCCCGCTTTTCCGCCTGTTTCCGGTTGGTTGATCCGTGTCTCCGAGGTCTTCGGGGAACTGGTGGAGGAGGTGATCCAGCGGACTGGTGCGACCGCTTCCACACCACTTGGGAGCGAATATCACCTTCTGAAAGGAACAGACTTCCAGGCCATCCGCGCCTCGGACGCCGCCCAATTCATCCGCTGGAACCTGCCCGTGCATCACAGTTGGCCGTGCAACCCGCAGAAAACGGAAGGCTTCATCGAAAAGGCGGCGCAGGCGATGTTCCGGAAATTCGGCCATCTGCCGCTGCAAGCGATTCTGGTGGGCCAGCTCGATCCCAGCTCACCGAACAAATACTACAAAACCCTCGCCTCGAACCTCCGGGGGCGCACCCTCCAGCTTTTCCCGAACGTGGGAAAAATCGAGGTCGAGGAACAGGACCCGGCCGCGCTTACGTTATTCTGCCTGGTTGGGCCGGAAGGCCTCTTCTGCGGCGTGCAAAGCCTGCGGGACAGCAATGGCTTCCACCCCGGAGGTACCCGCTACATCAGCCAGAACGCTCCCGGAACCATCAGCCGTGCTGGCGCGAAGATCGCCGAGGCCCTCCACTATCTCCGCCTCCATCGTCCGCTGCCCATGACCGGCAGCCACTGGCTGGAGCTCGGTGCCAGCCCGGGCGGCATGACTTCGGAACTTTTGAAACGCGGCTATCGCGTCACTGCCGTGGATCGGGCTCCGCTCGATGCCCGGCTCGACAAGACCTCCGGCCTGACCTTCTTGCGTGCGGACGTGGCCACGTTCCAGCCGCCTCAAGGCGAGAACTACGATGCCTTTCTGTCCGATCTCAACGGCAGCGCGCTCGAGTCCATCGGCTACATCATCCGTCTCTCCAGCCACCTTCGGAAGGGCGGTTTGGTGGTCTTCACCCTGAAGACCTCGGATGCCAGCAGCGTGGAGGCCGCCAGCGAACTTCATCAAGCGGTGACCACGCGGGCGAAGGCGGTGGGTTTGTCGTTATTCGCAACCACGCACCTGACCTACAACCGGCAGGAGTTCACACTGTTCTTGGAGAAAACCAAGGTCTGA
- a CDS encoding RNA recognition motif domain-containing protein encodes MIILIRNLDRATDRIQLHAVLRKFGKVTSLDLVMDEETGRSKGFAFANMATAKDAVNAIREMDGMQLGANILRVKKAAASSVKKGKANQPEEEEAPQRPSFRPRGGSRSGPRSSPPRKRR; translated from the coding sequence ATGATCATCCTGATCCGCAATCTCGACCGCGCCACCGACCGCATCCAGCTCCACGCCGTGCTCCGCAAGTTCGGCAAGGTGACCTCTCTCGATCTCGTGATGGATGAGGAGACCGGCCGTTCGAAAGGCTTCGCCTTCGCCAACATGGCCACCGCCAAGGACGCCGTGAACGCGATCCGGGAGATGGACGGCATGCAGCTCGGCGCGAACATCCTGCGGGTGAAGAAAGCCGCCGCGTCCTCCGTGAAGAAAGGCAAGGCCAACCAGCCGGAGGAAGAAGAAGCTCCGCAGCGCCCATCATTCCGTCCGCGTGGTGGATCGCGATCCGGTCCACGCTCCAGCCCGCCACGCAAGCGCCGCTGA
- a CDS encoding DNA-3-methyladenine glycosylase family protein, producing MPPDHSKAVARLKKACPTMKGLIDRVGPCAMEYETKRTPFQSLVSAVAHQQLHGKAAQTILGRYRNLFPGGRDPGPKTLANVSDDDLRGVGFSRSKTAALRDLAEKAISGVVPGRKEIETLSDEEIIARLTQVRGIGKWTVEMLLIFTLGRGDVWPVDDYGVRSGYQWAYGLDAMPKPKVLEELGEKFRPHRSHAAWYLWRATELAKVK from the coding sequence ATGCCCCCGGATCATTCCAAGGCGGTGGCGCGCTTGAAAAAGGCGTGCCCGACGATGAAGGGACTCATTGACCGGGTGGGTCCGTGCGCGATGGAATACGAAACCAAGCGCACGCCCTTCCAATCTCTGGTCAGCGCGGTGGCGCACCAGCAACTCCACGGCAAGGCCGCACAAACGATCCTCGGCCGCTACCGCAATCTATTTCCCGGCGGGCGCGATCCGGGGCCGAAGACGCTCGCCAACGTGAGCGACGATGACCTTCGAGGCGTGGGGTTCTCGCGCTCGAAAACCGCGGCGCTGCGGGATCTGGCGGAGAAAGCCATTTCCGGCGTAGTGCCGGGACGAAAGGAAATCGAAACACTGTCCGATGAGGAGATCATCGCTCGGCTGACACAGGTGCGAGGGATCGGGAAATGGACCGTGGAGATGCTTCTGATCTTCACGCTCGGCCGTGGCGATGTCTGGCCTGTGGATGACTACGGAGTCCGCAGCGGCTATCAATGGGCCTACGGTCTGGACGCGATGCCGAAGCCTAAGGTGCTGGAAGAGTTAGGCGAGAAGTTCCGCCCGCATCGGTCGCACGCCGCGTGGTACCTGTGGCGTGCGACGGAGCTGGCGAAGGTGAAGTAA
- the cimA gene encoding citramalate synthase, with translation MKPVFLYDTTLRDGTQGEGFQLSGLDKLRIAERLDAFGIDYIEGGWPGSNPKDVEFFQAAKSLKLKHAKLAAFGSTRRADTPVEQDAQVRLLLEAETPVVTIFGKSWELQVTEVLRTTPEENRAMIRDTVAHLKKHGREVVYDAEHFFDGYKDSAEHALATLQAAAEGGADCLVLCDTNGGTLPHEVQEICEVVRARIPGTPVGIHTHNDCELAVANAVAAVKGGATQIQGTINGYGERTGNCNLTSVIPILQLKMGLTVVPALENLLDLSYYVDDVSNNPHFARAPFVGRTAFAHKGGMHVNAVKKLARSYEHIVPQSVGNSQNILVSELSGQDNILIKADQLGLGLEKGSPVAKAVLQKVKELEHEGYSFEAAGGSLELLIRRELGTYTKPFDLKEYHTSFRKYRDGHEPVCEATVKLYVDNTPEYTVAEGHGVVNALDVALRKALLPFYPEIEAISLVDYKVRIVDGHDATAAKTRVLIETTDGHQSWGTIGVSENIIEASWIAIVDGIDLFLQKKRK, from the coding sequence ATGAAACCGGTATTCCTCTACGATACGACGCTGCGTGACGGCACGCAGGGCGAAGGATTCCAACTTTCAGGTCTCGACAAGCTGCGAATTGCCGAGCGTCTGGACGCATTCGGCATCGATTACATTGAAGGCGGCTGGCCGGGATCGAACCCGAAGGACGTCGAGTTTTTCCAAGCGGCGAAGTCGCTCAAGCTGAAGCACGCGAAGCTGGCGGCCTTCGGTTCCACCCGCCGTGCGGACACTCCCGTGGAGCAGGACGCCCAGGTGCGCTTGCTGCTGGAGGCGGAGACACCGGTCGTGACGATCTTCGGCAAGAGCTGGGAGCTTCAGGTCACCGAGGTCCTGCGCACCACGCCGGAAGAAAACCGCGCGATGATCCGCGACACCGTGGCCCATCTCAAGAAGCACGGCCGCGAGGTGGTCTATGACGCCGAGCATTTCTTCGACGGCTACAAGGATTCCGCCGAGCACGCGCTGGCCACTCTTCAGGCTGCGGCCGAGGGCGGTGCCGATTGCCTGGTGCTCTGCGATACCAATGGCGGCACGCTGCCGCATGAGGTGCAGGAAATCTGCGAGGTCGTCCGTGCCCGCATCCCCGGTACTCCGGTCGGCATCCATACCCACAACGACTGCGAACTGGCCGTGGCCAACGCGGTCGCCGCGGTGAAGGGTGGAGCCACCCAGATCCAGGGCACCATCAACGGGTACGGCGAGCGCACCGGAAACTGCAACCTCACCTCGGTGATCCCGATCCTTCAGCTCAAGATGGGCCTCACTGTCGTGCCTGCGCTGGAGAATCTACTGGATCTCTCGTATTATGTGGACGACGTGTCGAACAATCCGCACTTCGCCCGTGCGCCCTTCGTCGGCCGCACCGCCTTCGCCCACAAGGGCGGCATGCACGTCAATGCGGTGAAGAAACTGGCCCGCAGTTACGAGCACATCGTTCCGCAGTCCGTGGGCAATTCACAGAACATCCTCGTCTCCGAACTCAGCGGCCAGGACAACATCCTCATCAAGGCCGACCAGCTCGGGCTCGGCCTGGAGAAGGGATCGCCTGTCGCCAAGGCGGTGCTGCAGAAGGTGAAGGAGCTGGAGCACGAAGGCTATTCCTTCGAGGCCGCTGGTGGTTCGCTGGAGCTGCTCATCCGCCGCGAGCTGGGGACCTACACGAAACCTTTCGACCTGAAGGAATACCACACCAGCTTCCGCAAGTACCGTGACGGCCATGAGCCGGTCTGCGAGGCCACCGTGAAGCTCTACGTGGACAACACGCCGGAATACACCGTGGCGGAAGGCCATGGCGTGGTGAACGCGCTCGATGTGGCGCTGCGCAAGGCGCTGCTGCCCTTCTATCCGGAGATCGAGGCGATCTCGCTGGTGGACTACAAGGTCCGCATCGTGGACGGCCATGACGCCACTGCGGCGAAGACCCGCGTGCTGATCGAGACTACCGATGGTCATCAAAGCTGGGGCACCATCGGTGTGTCCGAGAACATCATCGAGGCGAGCTGGATCGCCATCGTGGATGGCATCGATCTCTTCCTGCAGAAGAAGCGGAAGTGA